In Sciurus carolinensis chromosome 4, mSciCar1.2, whole genome shotgun sequence, the sequence AGCATCTGGAGTACTGTGTCTGTGCCTGGGCCACCACAGGCCAGGACAGTGCCATGCTGGGCAGCCATCTGACGTGGCTATGGCCAGTATGAGTGGGTAGCCTGGGGTGATGCTGCCGCGGTCAGGGGTGAGCTGCCCTGCCCGCCTCTGATTAAGTGGTGGCAAGAGCCTTCCTAAGTTCCTCACTCCTTTTGTGGTCGATGTCTTCCATTTCCCGTAGTTTCTGCAGAGGGCATCAGGGAGGGTCGATACCAGGGTTAGGAACCTGACGACCATCAGGATGAGCTGCGGCTCACCTCCCGAGACCCTCGGCACCACCCACCATCAGCCTGGGGTTTCCCCTCACATCTGATTCCAGCCCTGGGCCCACCCCTTGCCTGATTTCCAGGCTTTCCTCCTACCTGGGAGATCTCAGTGAGGACAATGCCCTGGTATTTTttgccctgccccagggcctccaTGGCATCCAGGAATTCTTTCCTCTCCTGAATTTCCTTCACAACTAGACAGAGGGAAAGGGCTGTCAGAGCGGGGGTCCTGGGGGTCGCAGGCTCTGTGGGGTGTGTGGCGGGGGAGGCAGGGGTTCTGCCCCGCCCCAGTGACTCACGTTCTTCAAAGCGATCGGGCTCAGGGGCTGGGTCCTTCTGCTGCGCAGGGGCAgccttttttttccattctggtgGCTCCTTCCCAGTGGCAAAGATACTCTGGAGTCTTCGTTTCTCCTTCTCCAGATCTCCTGTAGGGCCAGAAATGGCCTGGCTGAGGCATGAAGGTCTCCCCACTCACGTGTCCCAGTGGGCACACAGCCTGTCTGGCAAGGGACAGGGCTTCTGCAGACGCAGCAGCCTCTCCT encodes:
- the C4H22orf23 gene encoding UPF0193 protein EVG1 isoform X4 — its product is MAAAYTPGTCELLRAMMKESKLTSFQQRYIMDAMKRGDSLPLQCSPTSSQQGAPSKQRPPATYLPLTLAARSHLRPASLCRANGAYSREQFKPRATRDLEKEKRRLQSIFATGKEPPEWKKKAAPAQQKDPAPEPDRFEELVKEIQERKEFLDAMEALGQGKKYQGIVLTEISQKLREMEDIDHKRSEELRKALATT
- the C4H22orf23 gene encoding UPF0193 protein EVG1 isoform X2 codes for the protein MAAAYTPGTCELLRAMMKESKLTSFQQRYIMDAMKRGDSLPLQCSPTSSQQGAPSKQRPPATYLPLTLAARSHLRPASLCRANGAYSREQFKPRATRDLEKEKRRLQSIFATGKEPPEWKKKAAPAQQKDPAPEPDRFEERESLGRGRTPASPATHPTEPATPRTPALTALSLCLVVKEIQERKEFLDAMEALGQGKKYQGIVLTEISQKLREMEDIDHKRSEELRKALATT
- the C4H22orf23 gene encoding UPF0193 protein EVG1 isoform X3, yielding MAAAYTPGTCELLRAMMKESKLTSFQQRYIMDAMKRGDSLPLQCSPTSSQQGAPSKQRPPATYLPLTLAARSHLRPASLCRANGAYSREQFKPRATRDLEKEKRRLQSIFATGKEPPEWKKKAAPAQQKDPAPEPDRFEELVKEIQERKEFLDAMEALGQGKKYQGIVLTEISQVGGKPGNQARGGPRAGIRCEGKPQADGGWCRGSREVSRSSS
- the C4H22orf23 gene encoding UPF0193 protein EVG1 isoform X1; its protein translation is MAAAYTPGTCELLRAMMKESKLTSFQQRYIMDAMKRGDSLPLQCSPTSSQQGAPSKQRPPATYLPLTLAARSHLRPASLCRANGAYSREQFKPRATRDLEKEKRRLQSIFATGKEPPEWKKKAAPAQQKDPAPEPDRFEERESLGRGRTPASPATHPTEPATPRTPALTALSLCLVVKEIQERKEFLDAMEALGQGKKYQGIVLTEISQVGGKPGNQARGGPRAGIRCEGKPQADGGWCRGSREVSRSSS